A region of the Litchfieldia alkalitelluris genome:
CTAGAAAATGAAATCCTAATAGGAAGTATTATTGAAAGAAACCTTTCATTACAACTATCTTATTATACAGGTTTTAATGGTTGTTTTTTATACCTTGGGACTAAAGATTTTCTTAGAAAACTTGATATAATAAAGCCTGATATTATTCACCTGCATAATCTACACAATTGTTATATAAATCTAAGAATGTTATTTAATTATATTAAAAAAAATAACATTTCTGTAATTTGGACTTTACATGATTGTTGGGCATTTACAGGCCATTGTCCACACTTTTCTGAAATAAATTGTATGAAATGGAAGGATGGATGTTTTGATTGTCCACAATTCAGGGAATATCCAGCCAGTAAAATAGATAGGACTAGAGAGATGTACCATTTAAAAAAGGAATGGTTTACTGGTGTGGAAAATATGGTTATCACCACTCCATCAATATGGTTACAAGAAAGAGTAAAGGAATCTTTTCTAAAAGAATATCCGATTAGAGTGATTAATAACGGAATTGACCTAAATGTGTTTAAACCTACAAAAAGTAACTTTAGAGAAAAATTTAATTTAAGAGATAAAAAAATTGTATTAGGCGTAGCCAATCCATGGAGTAAGAAAAAAGGCTTAAATATATTTGTTGAATTAGCTGCGCAATTAAATGAAAATTACCAGATCGTATTGGTAGGATTATCGGAAAAGCAGATAAGAGAAATACCTTCAAACATACTTGGATTAATAAAAACAGATAATGTTCGGGAATTAGCAGAGATATATAGCACTGCTGATTTTTTTATGAATCCTAGCGTTGAAGAAACTATGGGGATGGTAACTGTCGAAGCATTAGCTTGCGGAACTCCGGCAATTGTTTCAAACATGACTGCTGTACCAGAAAGTATAACCCCTGATTGTGGAATTATAGTAGAAAAATATAATACTGAAGAGTTTTATAATGTATTAACTAATAACAAAAGTGAATTTAAAAAAGAGAATACATTAAATCAGGCGAAAAAGTATGAAATGAATAGTAAATATAGAGAATATATTTTAATTTATGAAACGATTGTCTAAAAATATGGAATTAGTTAATTAATAATAGAATCAATTGGAGGTAAGACAGTGAAAGTAGGCACTATAACATTTCATTGGGCAACTAATTACGGGGCTGTCCTTCAGGCATTTGCCCTTCAACAATATATTATTTCGCTAGGGTATCAAACGGAAATAATAAATTATATACCATTTAAAGTAAAAGCTACTGGAATTTTAGCGAACATTAAAAATATAAGGATCAATGAGTTAATAAAGGAAAAAAGAATTAATAAATTTAGAAAGAATAACTTAGCTTTATCGACTAAAACATTCTATTCAAATAAGGAATTGGTGGAAAAGTGTACAGATTATAATGTTTTAATCTGCGGCAGTGACCAGGTTTGGAATGAATGGTTTTTATTACACTCAGAGAATGATGTTAATAAGAGCTATTACCTTAATTTTGCTAAAGATAAAGATGTGAGAATATCTTACGCAACAAGTTTTGGGACAAACGAGTTAAAATCTGAAGTTTCGGAGATAATTGCACCTGAATTAAAAAAATTTAAAAACATTGGTGTTAGAGAAAATACTGGTAAGGACATTGTTGGGAAATTGGGATTACAAGCTACACGTGTTGTTGATCCTACATTACTAGTTGATAAAAGCATTTATGAAAATTTGTTAATTAATAAGAAAAATAAAAAGACAGTTCAGCTTTTTTCCTACATTTTACATGAAAATCAAAATTTAGCTCATCAAATAAAAGATTATTTATATAATGATAAACTTAATGGATTTCGCGACAACTTGTACAATAATGAGCCTATCGAGTTAATTGATTGGTTATATAAGATAAAAAATGCTAAATTCGTGGTTACTAATTCATTTCATGGAGTAGTTTTTTCAATAATATTCCACAAACCGTTTATTATTGTTCCTGTTGAAGGCTCAAAGATGAATGATAGGATTTTAACACTTTTAGATGCATTAGATTTAATGAATAGAAAAATAGATATCTATGATGAGGGGTTAATTAGTAACCTATATAATGAAAAAATTTATTGGGATATGGTTGATGAAAAGTTAAAAACACTACAAGAAACTTCTCGAGAATTTTTAGATAATGCATTATTAAATAAGGGATAATCTTTTGTATTAAGAAGGAAGATGTTTTTAGTGAATCAAATGAAATCAGGAGCAATTTTATCATACGTATCCATTCTTATAACGATACTTGTTGCTCTTTTATATACGCCAGTTATGATTAGGCTTCTTGGTCAAGCAGAATATGGACTCTACGCTTTAATTGGTTCAGTTTCTGCTTACCTAAGTGTCATGGATATGGGATTAGGTAATGCAATAGTAAGGTATACTGCCAGAAATAGAGCAATAGGTGATAAAGAAGTAGAATCGAAGTTGAATGGGCTGTTCTTAATACTCTATTCTATTATAGGAGTACTGACAATAGTTGTTGGTATTATTCTGTATAATACAATTGACAATATATTCGGAGCCAGTTTAACAGTATCTGAATTAGAGAAAGCAAAAGTTATGGTGATTATTCTAATTATTAATTTTGCTCTATCCTTTCCACTAGCAGTATTTGGTTCAATCATGCAGGCATATGAAAGGTTTGTTGTTGTCAAAGTTGTAGCAATTCTCCGTTCTATAATAGTGCCAGTTATTACCTTACCTTTATTATTTATCGGATATGGATCGGTAGCGATGGTAGTTATTACTACTGTAGTAAATATATCGTTTTTACTGTTTAATGTTTACTATTGCTTTAGAAATATAAAGATTAGATTTTACTTTGGAAAAGTAGATTTTCAGTTATTGAGAGAAATACTAGGTTATTCATTTTTCATTTTCTTAGCAATTATTGTAGATCAAATTAATTGGAATACGGGACAGTTGATTTTAGGTGGAGTGTCAGGTGTAGCTGCTGTGGCAATATTTGCAATTGCGATTCAATTTGTTAGATTATATTTGCAGTTTTCTACTGCGATAAGTGGTCTGTTTTTACCTCGCGTCTCTATGATGGTAGCTAATAATGCAAGTAATGAAGAATTGTCGGAAATTATGATTAAATATGGCAGAGTGCAGTATTTAATAATGGCATATATCTTATGTGGGTTTATTTTATTTGGGTATAATTTTATAGGTATGTGGGCTGGTTGGGACTATACTCAAGCTTACTATATGTCATTGATTATTATGATACCAATTACTATTCCTTTGATACAAAATATTGGAATAGCTATATTGCAAGCTAAAAATTTACAAGGTTTTAGATCAGTAGTTTTAATTATAATAGCAATATTAAATGTGATTATTTCCATACTGTTGGCAAAAAAATATGGCGGCATTGGTGTAGCTTTAGGGACTGGAATTTCTTATGCTATTGGTAATGTTATTATAATGAATATTTATTATCATAGACGGGTAGGACTTAATATACCGCTTTTTTGGAAGAATATAGTTTTGATGTCAATACCTGTTGCACTTTCCTTGTTTATAGGATCTGTAATTAATTATTTTTTACCACAAGATAGTATCCTCGTTTTATTAGTTAAAATTATATTATATTCAATCCTTTTTGGATGTTTAATGTGGTACAAGGGATTAAACAAATTTGAAAAGTACTTATGTACTTCAATTGTTAGAAAGATCATTAAAATATACGATAAGGCTCGTAAAACATATAAGTCATAGTATTTCAAGGATGTGTATAAATGAACGAAAAGGTTAAAGAATTAATCGACACAGTAATAAGTAATGACTATTGTATTGGATGTGGAGCTTGTGCAAGTTTAGAAAGCTCTCCTTTTACAATGAAAATAGACGGAGATGGGAAATATAGAGCGTTTTTGAATGAGGGCGATCAAACTGAAAAAGTGAAAGGTAATGCTTTAGCCGTTTGTCCTTTTTCAAATGATAGCAAAAATGAAACGGATATAGGAAAAGCTGTTTTCGGAGATTCAAATGATACTAGCTTTAACGAATTTACAGGATTTTATATAAAGAATTATGCAGGTTACGTTAAAGAAGGGGAATTTAGAAAACGAGGAAGTTCTGGAGGTATGGGGAACTGGATTGCAGCTCAGCTATTAAACGCAAATCTAGTTGACGGCATCATCCACGTCAAATCCGCACACGGAACTGATAATAATATGTTATTTGAATACCAAATTTCCTACAATGAAAATGAATTGTCTAAAGGTGCTAAGTCAAAATACTATCCAATTGAAATGTCCAAAATCATAAAATTTGTAACAGAAAATGAAGGTAGATATGCATTGATTGGTATACCTTGTTATATTAAATCTATTCGCTTATTAGCAGACCAAAACGAACTTATCAAAGAAAGAATTAAGTATTCAATTGGACTTGTTTGCGGTCACTTGAAAAGTGATATGTTCGCAAAATCAATGGGTTGGGAAATGGGAATAGAGCCTGATAAATTAACTAGTATTGATTTTAGAAAAAAATTAGTTGATAGGCCAGCTAATGATTATGGAGTTGAAGTTCAAGGTGAAAAAGATGGTCAAGAAGTTGTATTAAGTTCACCCACAAATGAGCTATACACTACTAACTGGGGACATGGGTTATTTAAATATAATGCATGTGAATTTTGTGATGATGTCCTTGCAGAAACTGCTGATGTAACAATTGGAGATGCTTGGCTACCAAAATACTCAAAGGATAGCATGGGTACCAATATTATCGTTGTTAGAAATCCTGTTATTCAAAAGATATTGGAAGAAAATAAGGCTAGTACCATTCATATTGAGGAAATAAGTCCCGAAAAGGTTTATCAGTCTCAAGCAGGTGGATTTCGACATAGAAGAGATGGACTATCTTATCGATTGTATTTGAAGGATAAAAATAATGAATGGCGACCAAATAAGAGAGTAGAACCCAGTCACAAGCATACTTCAAAAAGAAAGAATATTTATAAGAAAAGAACATTCCTATCACAGGAAAGCTTTAAAGCTTATAAACTAGCAGAAAAAGAAGAAGACTTTGCTGCATTTATTAAATATATGGATCCAATTATTAAAGATTATGATAAGACGGTAGCACCATCTGTAGCAAGAAGGATTTTAGGGAAATTGAAGAGAGAGGTTTTTAAGTTAGTGAAAAAATAAAGGGTAGTTATATATTTTAAGCGTTAAAGGGATGTCCTGAAAGATTTCTACATTTGGGGACATAGGGACAGGTATGTACTGCACCCCAATTGTTAGACACAACAAATAACAATTGAGAATACTGGGGGCAGACCCCCACTTTATGACATTTTTCCAATCTGGTTTAACATAATAATTGCAGTTGTTATCTCTTTTATATTATCTAGTTTATATTATCTAGTTTATCTTATCTTTACATCGAGTTACCCTCAATTAAATTAGCTAGGTATTTAACAGATAGAAAAAAAGAAATAAAATTAAAAAGGGAAGTAGCATAGGCTCTGTACTGTTTGACTAACGAGTTTCTTTTAAGATGCATGGTGGGGTGGTCATATATTGGTGAAAAAGTTTTCAGCTTTGTTCCCTCTAATAACTAGAACATTGTCAAATTAAATAATAAATAGATATATTACAGATATTGAGGTTACATTTTACGAAATTGATGTAACGGATAAACAAGCTGTTGATGTTATTTTCAATAATAATAAAAATAGATGTTGTCATTCATATTGCCGGCTGGAAAGCAGTAGGGGAATCAGTAGACATACCATTAACTTATTATTATAACAATATTGTAAGTACTATGGTTCTTGCAAAAGCTTGTCAGAAATATGATGTGAATAGGTTTGTCTTTAGCTCTTCTGCAACTGTATACGGAGATAATAAAGTTCCTTTTGTTGAGACTATGGGTCTTTTACCAACTACAAATCAGTATGGTGAAACTAAAGCACTGAGTGAGCGAATTCAAACTGACATAGCTAAAGAAAATCCGGAATTTTCAGTTGCACTTCTTCGATATTTTAATCCAGTCGGTGCTCATGAGAGTGGATTAATTGGTGAAGTAACTAATGGCATACCAAATAAGCTAATACCTTATGCACTCAGGTTGCCAATGGGAAAATTGAAAAACTACGAGTCTTTGGTAACGACTAGCCAACAATAGAAGGTACGGGAGTAAGAGATTATATTCTTGTGCTGGATCTAGCAGAAGGACATGTTGCGGCGTTAGATAATCTTAAAGAAGGTGCCCATGTTTATAATTTGGGGACTGGTCAAGGTACCAGCGTACTTGAGTTAGTTAAAGCTTTTGAAGAAGCTAATGGTTTTGAAGTTCCTTATGAAATAGTAGATCGCAGATCTGGAGATATTGCTTCATGCTATGCTGTTGCCTCAAAAGTAGAGTGAGAACTAGGTCGGACAGCCAAACGAAATATTATTGCCATGTGCCGTGATGCATGGCGATTCGAGAAGAATTATAATGATCAAAGTGAATCTAAATAAATTTTTAATACCGGTTGATTCGGAAACACGGGGGCGGTAGTTCGCGCCCCATAAAGTAAATGTTGAAATATTCAATAATGGGCAACATTGATTTAAGTTACAGTTATGTACTAATTATGTATTATTTTGGTATAAAAAAATGATATTTAAGATTAAAAGGAGCTATTTGAATATGGGAGTAATTAAAACTTCACATTTAAATATTAGAACTGTTTTAACTTTAACATTTATAATTTCATATGGATTATCTGCTTTTTTGTTTAGCGATTTAAAATCTATAAATAGTTTTTACTATTTACGTTTATTTATTCCAACTGTTATTATCTTTATTTGTTTTATTATAAGTTATAAGACAGTTAATTTAATTCAAAAAGATAATAGTATATATAAAAAATACTATATAATAAGTGTCATTATAGTTTTTTTCATTCTTTCTTTAATACTTTCTAATGCTATTAAATTCCCATTGGTTCAATTTGATACTTGGCAAGTTTTTGACGTTTCAAAAAATGTATTTGTTGATTTTGGAAGAATGGATATGATAAGGCAACATATCATTAATACCCCATATCAAATGGCATTCCCACCTTTATATCCTTTTTTAATGGCATCAATAAATATGTTTTTTAACTTTGGTGTTTTGTCATCTGTTGTAATCAACTTTATAGTATGTTTTTTACTATTATACTATATTGTGAAAATGGGTATACAAACACAAAATGTATTTGTAAGTTTAATAATTAGTGCATTATTACTGTTAAATACTGAAATGGTGAATTGTTATGTAGGTGGTAGTACGATCCCTTTAAATTTATTGTTATTTGTAATAACTTCTTATATTATAATTAAAAATATCAATAAATTTAATGTGAAAAGGGTTATTTTATTATCAATTATTTCAGGTCTAGGTGTGTTAAACCGTTTTGATTATTTACCAGTAGCATGTGCCTTAGGTGCTTTAACGATTTTCCTGAATAAAAAAGTTTTCTTGAAATTTATAGTATTCTATTTTGTAGGCTTAATAATTATGCTTTCTCCTTGGGTAATTTATTCAAAACTTCATTTTGATGTGTTTTTTATAACAGATAATGGACGTCGCTTAATTAATATTCCAGATACTAGGCCATCTACATTTTTTTCAATAGACAATCCTGCATTAACATTTTTCGACGACCCAGTACTCTGGTTTCATGAAAGTTTGAAAAGATGGCTTATTGGTATAAAAAGTTTATTTATTTTCATTTCAGAATATACGTATGTTAAAGAGTTATTTATAACGTTCACTATTTTAATAGGATCTGGTTTAATAAGAATGAACAGCAATATTGAAAGGCTAAAGCATTATTTGAAAGAAAAAGCCTTATTTATTCTGTTTATCCCAATATTTTTACAGACTATAGCAATATTATTAACCGGATATTCAGACACCAGGTATCATATTTTAGTATCGTTCTTCACATTTTACGTTGTTTTATATATTTTATTTAATTTTCTTAATAAAAATTATAACTTAAAAAATTATTCTACTAAGCATATTGTCCTTGTGCTTATCATTTCTTTATGTGCACTAATACCTAAATTAGACGATTATATATTTGAAAAAATTGCATTCAATTCCATGAAGGCTCTAATTTCAGAAAGTAACACCGGTTATGCTTTAAATATATCTGAAAATCAACACATATATGATTATTTGAGTGGTAAGGTACATCCAAGAATTATTATTAACAGGAATGAACCAACTATAGATTTGCCTAAATTTGCCGCATTGTCTAATCAGGTTACAATCATGTCGCCTAATAATATTAGTGTAACTAATGCTAAAGATTTTGTTGAATTTTTTGATTTGAACTATTTGTATTCTTCTGATAAAGAACTAGTAGATATTTTTAAATCAATAATGAATGTCAGAGCAACAGAAATTACACATTTGTACCAACTTGGAGACTAAATACTATCTTAAATAGGAGATATTAAATATGAAAAAAGCATTGATTGGATATACAGGATTTGTTGGGACTAACTTAGATAAATCAACAGTTTTTCAAGAGAAATTTAATTCTAAAAATATAGATTCTATTGTAAATAGTGAATTTGGTTTGGTTATTAATTCTGGGGTAAGAGCAGAGAAGTTTCTTGCAAATAAATATCCAGAAAAGGATCTAGAAGGTATAGATAACCTAGTAGGAATACTAAAGAAAATAAAGACAAAGAAATTTGTTCATATCTCAACAATCGATGTATACAATAACCCATTAAATGTTGATGAAAACACAACAATTGATAAAACAAAGTGTCAACCTTATGGATTAAACAGACTTTATTTAGAGGAGTTTGTTAAAGAACAATTTGCTGATTACCTTATTGTAAGGTTACCTGCATTGTATGGAAAAGGATTAAAGAAAAATTTTATCTATGATATGAGGACAAAAATTCCTAGTATGATATTGGGAGAAAAATTCAACCAGTTAGTTAAAGATTTATCAATGGATAAAGCAAATGTTTTGAAAGAATCCTATGATTTAGATGGGAACGGAAATTACCTATATAACACTAATAATGAAATAACTAAAGCAGATCTCATTAACATTTTAGAAACTATTGAATGTACTAGTCTTGTATTTACTGATTCTAGAAGTGAGTTCCCTTTTTATGATTTGTCCAATTTATGGAGCGATATAGAAAAAGCAATCGCTAACAATGTGAAAGTTTTAAATATCTCTGTAGAGCCAGTTTCAGCAAGAGAAATTGCAGAGAATTGCTTTAATGAAGAGTTTTCTAACATTATCAATGGAAGAGATCCTGTTAAGTATGATATGAAATCAATTCACTATAAGCTTTTTAATGGGGAGAATGGATATTTATATACGAAAGACGATGTCGTTAATGGTATAAATAACTATCTACGAAATGGTGGCTTCTAGAAATGAAGTTAGCTGTATCAAATATCGCGTGGACTGAGAGTGAAGATAAAGAGATTTACGCTTTAATGAGAGAGAATGGATTTGAAGGTCTTGAAATAGCTCCAACGAGAGTATTTGAAGATCCGTATGATCAAAGTAATGAAAAGCTTACAAAGTTTCGGAAGTATATTGAAAACCAGGAGAAGTTAAGCTTAGTTTCTATGCAATCACTTATTTTTAATCGACCGGATTTAACTTTATTTGAGACGGCAGATCAAAGAGAAAGCTTGAAAAACTATCTCAAAAAAGCGATTGATTTTGCTTCTGTATTAGGGATAGGAAATCTAGTATTTGGATCACCGAAAAATCGAGTAATCTACGATTATGAATCTCAATATGGAATTGCTGTTGAGTTTTTTAGAGAATTGGGAGAATATGCTTTAGAAAAAGGAACAGTAGTTTCCATTGAACCGAACCCTGAAGTGTATGGTACAAATTTTATCAATACGACAAAAGAAGCGATTGAACTAGTGAAAATTGTAGATTGTAAGGGACTGAGACTTCAAATAGATACCGGAACAATCCACATTAACAATGAAGATCTCAAGGTAATTACTGATGGAATTAACTATATTAATCATGTTCATATTAGTGAACCTTCTTTAAGTAAAATAGATTCAAATAATAAAGTCTTTTATCTAGAATTATTAAAAACCCTTAGCAATTTGCATTATAAAAACTTCATTTCCATTGAAATGAAGAGAACCAACCTGGATGAGATTAAAGAGGCGATGCAGTTAGTGAAGGATGTATGGAGCAGTATATCTACAAAAAATATTTAATTGAAAAATTAGTAAGGAGAATTACATGGAAGCTGTAAAAAAACAAATTCCAAAACATAGAGTAGAAATTTTTTCGAATAAAGCAAATAAATATTGTATTTGTATTCCTGTGATAAATGAGGGTAATCGTATAATTGGTCAATTAACAAAGATAAAGAATTTAGAATTAGATCAGATAGTAGACATTATCATATGTGATGGTGGAAGTACAGATGGTTCTATGGAAGTAGAAAGACTTAAATCGTTAGGAGTAAGGACGTTATTAGTAAAAGAGGATACAGGGAAGCTAAGTGCGCAGCTTCGAATGGGGTACGCCTATGCTCTTGAAGAGGGCTATGAAGGCATATTAACGATTGACGGTAATGGTAAAGATAGCGTAGAAGATATTACTAAATTCGTGGAAGCCTTAGATCAAGGATGGGACTTGGTACAAGGCTCTAGATACGCCCCTGGTGGAAAGGCAATTAATACTCCTAAGCTACGTCACTTTGCAGTGAAACTACTTCATGTCCCTATCGTATCAGCAGTTGCAAGATTTAAGTATACGGATACGACAAATGGATATCGAGCATATTCTAGAAGATATTTAACAGATGATCGAGTACAACCATTTAGAAAGATTTTTGATACGTATGAATTATTAGCTTATTTATCTGTTAGAGCTCCACAGTTAGGATATAATGCAAAGGAAGTCGGAGTAACAAGAGCATATCCAGATAAAGGAGAAATTCCTACAAAAATTAGTTTTCTAAAAGGCAATTCGAAGCTTCTTAAAATTTTATGGGGACTTATCATACGCGAATATGACCCTAAAGTGTAAATTTAAAACTATGGAAAACATTATAAATTCATTTAAGCAAAACTATAAAGGAATCATTCTTATTACTTTAGCATCTCTATGCACCTCCTTTGGGCAGATGTTTTGGAAACTTTCCGAAGGAGAGATTTCATTACATCTAATTGTAGGATTTGTTTTTTACGGTATAGGAGCAATTTTAATGATTGTTGCATTTAGATTTGGAGCTTTCTCTGTCATTCATCCGATGCTTTGTCTTAGCTATATTTTTGTTATTTTTATTGGTGTATTTATTATTGGAGAAACGATTAATGCATTTACCGTAGTTGGTATATTATTCATTATGATAGGTGTTGTTTTTATAGGAGGTGGAGACGATTAATTACATCCTTCTATTTATTATGACTATTATGGGATCGGTAGCTTCATTTTTTATTAAAAAATCTACACTTACGGGGAATATATTTTCGGTTTTAAAAAGCAATTATTTATATATAGGCTGCGGATTATATTTCCTATCAGCGCTATTAAATATATATTTGCTAAAGGTATTGCCATATACAGTTGTTCTACCTCTGACTTCGATAACGTATATTTGGTCATTTATTATTGCTTATATATACTTAAAGGAAAAAATCACCTATAGGAAGATTGTAGGAATTTCTTTTATAATATTAGGTGCTTTAGTTTTAAGTCTGGTACAAGGAGTTGCTTAAAATGAAATACGATAAGATCATCATAGGAGCTGGATTATATGGACTGTATTCAGCCCATTATTGTGCTAAAAATAATGAAAAAGTATTAGTTCTTGAATTTGATGAAAAACCAATGTCAAGGGCAACTTATGTTAATCAAGCTAGAGTGCATAATGGTTATCATTATCCAAGAAGTTACTCGACTGCGATAAAATCAGCAAATTATTTTAATAGATTTAATGAGGATTTTAGCTTTGCAATAAATAAGAAATTCAATAAAATTTACGCAACTTCAAAAGAATATTCATGGACTAGTGCTGAGGAGTTTAAAAGGTTTTGTGATTATTCAAATATAAAATGTGAAGAGGTGTATTCTGAAAAATACTTTAAATACGGTATGTGTGATGGGGTATTTGAAACTGAGGAATATACCTATGATGCAATGAAGATAAGAGATTATTACGTTGAAAAACTTAAAGAATACCCAAATGTGGAAATAAAATATAGTACAAGAATTAAAAATATAACCCAAAAAAATCATACGTACGAAATTAATATACAGGACAATCTAAATTATGAATCAGAATTTATACTGAACGCAACGTATGCAAGTACTAATCAAGTTAGTGACATGCTAGGGTATGATTTGTTTAAGATAAAATACGAAATATGTGAAATAATATTGTGTAAAACTACTGAAGATATATCTAATGTAGGGATAACCCTTATGGATGGTCCATTTTTTTCAGTAATGCCTTTTGGGCAGACTGGTTATCATTCTTTAACCTCTGTTACATTTACACCACATATGACATCTTATGATGAATTACCAACATTTGATTGCCAGGTTGGAAATAATGTGGGCTGTTCTCCTATTCAACTTGGAAATTGTAACAAATGTATCAATAAGCCAAATTCGGCTTGGAACTATATGTATGTCCTAGCGAAAAAGTATCTAAAAGAGGGTACAGATTTATTTTATAGGGATTCATTGTTTTCAATGAAACCAATACTAATGGCATCAGAAATAGATGACTCTAGGCCAACAGTCATAAAGCAATTCTCTTCTGACCCTACATTTATATCTGTTTTATCAGGAAAAATAAATACTATATATGATTTAGATGAGGTGTTGTCATGGAGAACAGTGGAAGTTTAAATAAAGAAAAAAACTTTATTTCTGCTGTAATATATGTAAAAAACAATGAAAGTACTGTTAATGATTTCTTAAGAAAAATAGATGAAGTTTTTCATAAAAATTTTACAACTTATGAGTTTGTAATAATTAATGATGCAAGTGAAGATAATAGTGTTAGTAAAATAAAAAGTATTAGTGAAACTATTAATGGAAATGTTACTGTTATAAATCTCCCTTATAAA
Encoded here:
- a CDS encoding glycosyltransferase — protein: MHNDRKLKIVYLNSGNFGSTGSIMLNIAKKAEEQGYTAYIAYANSRSNKMKKLENEILIGSIIERNLSLQLSYYTGFNGCFLYLGTKDFLRKLDIIKPDIIHLHNLHNCYINLRMLFNYIKKNNISVIWTLHDCWAFTGHCPHFSEINCMKWKDGCFDCPQFREYPASKIDRTREMYHLKKEWFTGVENMVITTPSIWLQERVKESFLKEYPIRVINNGIDLNVFKPTKSNFREKFNLRDKKIVLGVANPWSKKKGLNIFVELAAQLNENYQIVLVGLSEKQIREIPSNILGLIKTDNVRELAEIYSTADFFMNPSVEETMGMVTVEALACGTPAIVSNMTAVPESITPDCGIIVEKYNTEEFYNVLTNNKSEFKKENTLNQAKKYEMNSKYREYILIYETIV
- a CDS encoding polysaccharide pyruvyl transferase family protein; the encoded protein is MKVGTITFHWATNYGAVLQAFALQQYIISLGYQTEIINYIPFKVKATGILANIKNIRINELIKEKRINKFRKNNLALSTKTFYSNKELVEKCTDYNVLICGSDQVWNEWFLLHSENDVNKSYYLNFAKDKDVRISYATSFGTNELKSEVSEIIAPELKKFKNIGVRENTGKDIVGKLGLQATRVVDPTLLVDKSIYENLLINKKNKKTVQLFSYILHENQNLAHQIKDYLYNDKLNGFRDNLYNNEPIELIDWLYKIKNAKFVVTNSFHGVVFSIIFHKPFIIVPVEGSKMNDRILTLLDALDLMNRKIDIYDEGLISNLYNEKIYWDMVDEKLKTLQETSREFLDNALLNKG
- a CDS encoding oligosaccharide flippase family protein; translated protein: MKSGAILSYVSILITILVALLYTPVMIRLLGQAEYGLYALIGSVSAYLSVMDMGLGNAIVRYTARNRAIGDKEVESKLNGLFLILYSIIGVLTIVVGIILYNTIDNIFGASLTVSELEKAKVMVIILIINFALSFPLAVFGSIMQAYERFVVVKVVAILRSIIVPVITLPLLFIGYGSVAMVVITTVVNISFLLFNVYYCFRNIKIRFYFGKVDFQLLREILGYSFFIFLAIIVDQINWNTGQLILGGVSGVAAVAIFAIAIQFVRLYLQFSTAISGLFLPRVSMMVANNASNEELSEIMIKYGRVQYLIMAYILCGFILFGYNFIGMWAGWDYTQAYYMSLIIMIPITIPLIQNIGIAILQAKNLQGFRSVVLIIIAILNVIISILLAKKYGGIGVALGTGISYAIGNVIIMNIYYHRRVGLNIPLFWKNIVLMSIPVALSLFIGSVINYFLPQDSILVLLVKIILYSILFGCLMWYKGLNKFEKYLCTSIVRKIIKIYDKARKTYKS
- a CDS encoding Coenzyme F420 hydrogenase/dehydrogenase, beta subunit C-terminal domain, coding for MNEKVKELIDTVISNDYCIGCGACASLESSPFTMKIDGDGKYRAFLNEGDQTEKVKGNALAVCPFSNDSKNETDIGKAVFGDSNDTSFNEFTGFYIKNYAGYVKEGEFRKRGSSGGMGNWIAAQLLNANLVDGIIHVKSAHGTDNNMLFEYQISYNENELSKGAKSKYYPIEMSKIIKFVTENEGRYALIGIPCYIKSIRLLADQNELIKERIKYSIGLVCGHLKSDMFAKSMGWEMGIEPDKLTSIDFRKKLVDRPANDYGVEVQGEKDGQEVVLSSPTNELYTTNWGHGLFKYNACEFCDDVLAETADVTIGDAWLPKYSKDSMGTNIIVVRNPVIQKILEENKASTIHIEEISPEKVYQSQAGGFRHRRDGLSYRLYLKDKNNEWRPNKRVEPSHKHTSKRKNIYKKRTFLSQESFKAYKLAEKEEDFAAFIKYMDPIIKDYDKTVAPSVARRILGKLKREVFKLVKK
- a CDS encoding NAD-dependent epimerase/dehydratase family protein, with protein sequence MKKALIGYTGFVGTNLDKSTVFQEKFNSKNIDSIVNSEFGLVINSGVRAEKFLANKYPEKDLEGIDNLVGILKKIKTKKFVHISTIDVYNNPLNVDENTTIDKTKCQPYGLNRLYLEEFVKEQFADYLIVRLPALYGKGLKKNFIYDMRTKIPSMILGEKFNQLVKDLSMDKANVLKESYDLDGNGNYLYNTNNEITKADLINILETIECTSLVFTDSRSEFPFYDLSNLWSDIEKAIANNVKVLNISVEPVSAREIAENCFNEEFSNIINGRDPVKYDMKSIHYKLFNGENGYLYTKDDVVNGINNYLRNGGF
- a CDS encoding sugar phosphate isomerase/epimerase family protein: MKLAVSNIAWTESEDKEIYALMRENGFEGLEIAPTRVFEDPYDQSNEKLTKFRKYIENQEKLSLVSMQSLIFNRPDLTLFETADQRESLKNYLKKAIDFASVLGIGNLVFGSPKNRVIYDYESQYGIAVEFFRELGEYALEKGTVVSIEPNPEVYGTNFINTTKEAIELVKIVDCKGLRLQIDTGTIHINNEDLKVITDGINYINHVHISEPSLSKIDSNNKVFYLELLKTLSNLHYKNFISIEMKRTNLDEIKEAMQLVKDVWSSISTKNI